In Malus sylvestris chromosome 15, drMalSylv7.2, whole genome shotgun sequence, a single genomic region encodes these proteins:
- the LOC126604687 gene encoding fasciclin-like arabinogalactan protein 19 has product MASSVRTISLAAVLLLLALISSPSGVVSLTTREYESMQRVLRGHGYNLICNAMATSDLQWLLLTLPANASFTIFAPTDASLFALDMTLPASSYTDTLRFHVVPLRLSLSNLRSLASGSVLPTLLPSSALRLVSTRPLSVGGVDVVLPGLFYSRHVAVHGLGGIVSLASLVPYSSPSPVPMATTGDSNRTDSPVPKVEPMVTTDDSNRTDLNLSPGIAPSPVTTGSPSSSPTVGHEISPASVPEDEISPAAATAPVQSPLTADSVAERARVLLMEINGISDREKSKAISDVDQILAGESQPSMMKEQPEVGNKLEKCGALDEMAIDCFVPDGVTGLDHSSVHRVVRVLT; this is encoded by the coding sequence ATGGCTTCCAGCGTCCGTACAATCTCCCTCGCCGCCGTCCTCCTCCTTCTTGCTCTCATCTCCTCCCCGAGCGGCGTCGTTTCACTCACTACCCGCGAGTACGAGTCGATGCAGCGAGTGCTCCGCGGCCACGGATACAACCTCATCTGCAACGCCATGGCCACCTCCGACCTCCAGTGGCTTCTCCTCACCCTCCCCGCCAACGCCTCCTTCACCATCTTCGCCCCCACCGACGCCTCCCTCTTCGCCCTCGACATGACGCTCCCCGCTTCCTCATACACCGACACCCTCCGCTTCCACGTCGTCCCTCTCCGCCTCTCCCTCTCCAACCTCCGCTCCCTCGCCTCCGGCTCGGTCCTCCCCACTCTCCTCCCCTCCAGCGCTCTCCGCCTCGTCTCCACCCGCCCTCTCTCAGTCGGCGGAGTCGACGTTGTTTTGCCCGGCCTCTTCTACTCCCGCCACGTCGCGGTCCACGGCCTCGGAGGCATCGTCAGCCTCGCCTCTCTCGTTCCCTACAGTTCCCCCTCTCCGGTTCCCATGGCCACTACTGGTGATTCCAACCGTACTGATTCTCCGGTTCCCAAGGTCGAGCCCATGGTCACTACTGATGATTCAAACCGTACGGATCTCAATCTCTCTCCTGGCATCGCACCGTCTCCGGTGACTACTGGATCTCCGTCTTCGTCTCCCACTGTAGGCCACGAGATCTCGCCGGCTTCCGTACCAGAGGACGAAATTTCTCCGGCGGCGGCGACGGCACCGGTACAATCGCCTTTAACGGCCGATTCCGTGGCGGAGAGGGCTAGGGTTCTGTTGATGGAGATCAATGGAATTTCAGATCGTGAGAAATCGAAAGCGATCTCCGACGTCGATCAGATCTTGGCCGGCGAGTCTCAACCGTCAATGATGAAGGAGCAACCGGAGGTTGGCAATAAGCTGGAGAAATGCGGAGCGTTGGATGAGATGGCCATCGACTGCTTCGTGCCAGACGGCGTGACGGGGTTGGATCACAGCAGCGTTCACCGCGTCGTTCGCGTTCTGACCTGA